The following are from one region of the Qipengyuania flava genome:
- the bla gene encoding subclass B3 metallo-beta-lactamase: MFARIAVCASSLGLAACAPPIQTLAPLPVAEQVTPQQWAEGCSQWDEWDKPAPPYLIHGSTYYVGTCGISAILVAGEGGHLLIDTGTEAGGKVVLENIGKLGFRPEEIASILYSHEHFDHVGGHALVQEASGAHIVSAPQAVAVFSSGEDHPEDPQFGMHEPMKPAKVDVIVHDGQTVRSETAELTAIATPGHSPGALSWQWTDCDTAGDCKTIVYADSLSPVSSDSYRFSDHPEYLAHYRHGLSRLRKIDCDILLTPHPSASGMVKRAATGSLVGGMTCTQYADAVEARLDKRLAKEAAGG; encoded by the coding sequence ATGTTCGCTAGGATTGCCGTCTGCGCTAGTTCATTGGGTCTGGCTGCCTGTGCCCCGCCGATCCAGACCCTCGCGCCGCTCCCCGTGGCCGAACAGGTGACGCCCCAGCAGTGGGCCGAGGGCTGCTCGCAATGGGACGAGTGGGACAAACCCGCACCGCCCTACCTGATCCACGGATCGACCTATTACGTCGGCACTTGCGGCATCTCGGCCATCCTCGTGGCAGGCGAAGGCGGCCACTTGCTGATCGACACCGGCACCGAAGCGGGTGGGAAGGTCGTCCTTGAGAATATCGGCAAGCTCGGCTTCCGGCCCGAAGAGATCGCAAGCATCCTCTACAGCCACGAGCATTTCGACCATGTCGGCGGCCATGCGCTGGTGCAGGAGGCGAGCGGCGCACATATCGTCTCCGCACCGCAGGCGGTGGCTGTGTTCTCCTCAGGCGAAGACCATCCAGAAGATCCGCAATTCGGCATGCATGAGCCCATGAAACCGGCCAAGGTCGATGTCATCGTTCATGACGGCCAGACCGTCCGCTCGGAAACGGCGGAGCTCACCGCAATCGCCACCCCCGGCCATTCACCCGGAGCGCTCAGCTGGCAATGGACCGATTGCGACACGGCGGGCGACTGCAAGACCATCGTCTATGCCGACAGCCTCTCGCCGGTGAGCAGCGACAGCTACCGCTTCTCCGACCATCCGGAATATCTCGCGCACTATCGCCATGGCCTCTCGCGCTTGCGCAAGATCGACTGCGACATACTCCTCACCCCGCACCCTTCGGCCAGCGGCATGGTCAAGCGCGCGGCGACCGGCTCGCTGGTGGGGGGAATGACCTGCACGCAATATGCGGATGCCGTCGAAGCCCGCCTCGACAAGCGCCTCGCCAAGGAGGCCGCCGGTGGCTGA